The following is a genomic window from Clostridium sp..
TCGATTCTGGAATAAGCACGCCTTTCCCTTTAGTATTTCCAATTATATTGCATATATTAAAAAATCCCTCTATTTTTTCATTTATTCCCCCTACTGGCTGTACTTCCCCGAACTGGTTGATTGAACCTGTAACTGCTATATTCTGCCTTATTCCAATTTTTGATATGGAGGATATTATGGATACCGCTTCCGCTACAGATGCACTGTCACCATCAATACTCCCATAGAGCTGTTCAAAACTGATATGAAAATTAACCGGCAGTTTGACATATCCCCCAATCAAGTTGTTTATATATCCCTTTATTGTATTTATGGCTTTGTTGTGTATTTTCCCGGACAGGTTGCTTTCCCTCTGTACATCGATTATGTCTCCATTACCGCCGGTACAGGAGCAGGTAAGTCTCATGGGCTTTCCAAAAGTAAAATATCCTGTATTCAAAATAGAAAGTGCATTTACCTGACCTATCTTCTTGTCCTCCACATCTATAAATATCTGATTTTGCCTGTACCCCTCATCTATCTGCTGTTCCGCCAATTCTCTTGAATAAGCAGCATTTTCTATATCCCCTGCTTCTATATAGGCACCGCCGTTTTCCCTTGAACTCCCATCTGCAATTACAAGCAGCTTTTCAAGCTCATACTCATCTGCCAGCAATTTATTTCTATTTTCGGCTTTTCTCGATAAAAACTTTGCAATTTCTCTAAGTCCTTCATCCGTAACAGGTTTGAGGTTTTTATTTTTGCACATCTGTATAATTTTTTTCAGAAATGACATTTTGATATTATCATCTATATCCAATATAGAATTATATTCGGCCCTTATCCTGAATACCTTCTTGAAATCCGAATCATAATTGTATAAAAAGTTATAAGTGTTGTAATCCCCTATAATTATTACTTTTTCATCAATATCAATTGGCTGCGGATTTAATCCGTTCAAGGACAATAGCTCAAGATACCCTTTTTTGTAATCCAGTTTTACCTGACCGCTAAGAAGTGATTTTTTCAAGTAATAATAAGAATTCTGATTATTTAAAAGGCTGCTCATTGTAAGTATGAGACATCCTCCATTGGCTTTCAGAATTGAGCCTGCTCTTATAAGGCTTATATCAGTAACATAATTTCCATCTTTATTTTCATATTCAATATTTCCCATGAGACTTGTAACACTTGGATCTTCTTCATATATTACAGGAGGTTTTTCTCTGCCGCTGTTGTCCACCAATACATTTACTGAATACTTGAATATTATATTCTTTATACTCTTTTCATCATCTTCATAGTTTATGGAGTATATCTTTCTTATATCTTTTTCTATACTGCTGCACATGTTGTCCAAAAATTTCAATACAGACTCATTCCCTTTAAATATTTCAGAATATTCCTTTTTAATACTGGATGTCATTTTATTGTAATAATTGTCCATAATCAACTTTATTTTTTCAGTTTCAGTCATTTCCATATCCTTTAAATTATCCAATATTTCCTGGGAACTATTTTTTAATATTCCAACGTTGTTTATTATATCCTGTTTTTCATCAAGACCCAGAAGGGCATATTCCTCTTCACTCATTACCTTTCCGTTTTCTTTAAGTGGAATGAATACAAAACCGTCTTCTGTGGGTTTCAAAGTGAAATTTTTCTTTTTCGCCTCATTTAGCAGCCCATCTATCAAGTTGCTTTTCTTGCTGTTGATTGATTCTACAATAAATTCTTTTTCTTTATTGGACCCATTATAGAATTCAAATGTGATTTTAAAATACAGTGTCTTTATTTTTTTTACCATGTTCTCAAGTTTTCTTCCGTATCCAGATTTTAGAAACAGTGCTTTTGGATTTTTCACATCGTCATAAATTACATAGCATATATCCTGTACTTTTCCATCTCCAATGTTGTCCCGTATAAAATTCTCAATATCTTCAAGTTTATCTTTTGAAAAATCATCAACAATATATAAATTGTACCCTTCCCTGTCTATGTTAAATGCCATCTTTATTTTCCTGTACACATCGCCATATTCTATATTGTCATCTATCCTACTTTCTAAATCTATATCCTTCATATCAAAATCATATATTATTTCCTCAGGCTTCAATTCTCTCTTCATTCTAGACCCTCCCTGATTAACATGCTTACATATTATATTAATATTCCTCATACATACATTTAGGAACAAAAATATGAAAACTATTATTGGAGTCAAAACTGTGATATAATATAGTAAATTCTTATGGAATTAATTATCTTTTATAAAATAAACGACAAAGGAGTTAGTATGTAAATGAGTCTTAAGGAAAAAATTTCACAATATTATACAAGATCTTATCTGAAAAAATACGGAGACAGATTGACACAGCTTCAGGGTACCGTCGTATCTGTAAAAATAAAAAGAAAAACCATATTGTGGATATTCAACAAATTAGTAGTTACCCTTCTCGTAAGACCGGAGAGAAGTAGAAATATATCCAAATGCACTTATATTAAGAAAAAATGGTTCAAAAATCCGGAGTTCATCTCCATAAATCAGGGGAATTTTATATTGGTTCAGGGCCTGAAGGCAAAGAAAGGCAAGGAAAAGCGGGAACAGGTTGAAATTATAAATGTAAGAAACATGACTACAAAAAAGGATCTCATTCCAATTGAAGGAAAGGCACCTAAAGTCCAGAGAAAAATTCAGAGATTTAAATAAAAGGGATTAGAGTCAATCTAAATCCCTTTTATTTTTACTTGAAATAAAGATACAGACTGTTTATAAGTGCAATTATACCCGAGAAAAAGACTACTATACCCCACTGTGCCAGACTCAATGCGGAAGTATGAAATACATTCTGCAAAAATGGAAAATAACATATTGCCATAATCATGCAGATGGATACGGATATTGCACCTAGAAGATACATATTTGTAAACAAATTTATTTCAAATATTGAATGTTTTTCCGATCTGCATTCAAAAACATGAACAAGCTGTGACATTACAAGTGTTGCAAGCGCCATGGTTCTGGCTGTTTTCAGTCCAAACCCCAGATACTGACCTACTGCAAAAGAGAGCACTGTACACGTACCGATCAGTGCACCTCTTACAACTATTTTTTCCGTAAGTCCTCTTGCGAATATGCTCTCATTTTTGGCCCTTGGCTTCTCTCTCATTATATCCCCTTCCGGAGGATCAACCCCGAGAGCTATGGCAGGGAGACCGTCAGTAGCAAGATTTACCATGAGTATTTGTATTGGAAGAAGCGGTATCGCCAGATTGAAAGCTGAAGCCAGGAACATGGTGAGAACTTCTCCAAGATTGCAGGACAGAAGATATCTTATAAATTTTCTTATATTGTCATATATGACTCTTCCTTCTTCTACCGCAGAAACTATGGTCGCAAAATTATCGTCGAGAAGTATCATGGATGATGCTTCTTTTGTAACATCAGTTCCAGAAATCCCCATGCATATTCCTATATCCGCTTCCTTTACAGCAGGTGCATCATTTACTCCGTCTCCTGTCATGGCAACGACTTTATTCTTTGATTTGAATGCCCTTACTATTCTGAGCTTGTGCTTTGGAGTGACTCTTGCAAATATTACCTTTTTTTCTACTGCAGCCGAGAGCTGTTTGTCCGACAGCTTATCCAGTTCCTCGCCTGTTACTACCTGATCCTGAGAGCTGCATATGTCAAGATCCTTTCCTATTGCAAATGCAGTGTTTTTATGGTCTCCCGTTATCATAACAGGCTTTATGCCAGCCATTCTGCATTTCAGTACTGCATCCCTCGCCTCTTTTCTGGGAGGATCAATAATTCCGGCAATTCCTGCAAAAATAAGATTTTCCTCAAGAGATTTTCCCCTTGCCAGATTTTTCTCCTTGTAAGCACCTGCTATGCATCTCAGTGCATTGAGTGACATTGTCTCTATTGCTTTAAGTATTTTGTTTTTTTCAGCAGCGGTCAGAATTCTAACCTGTCCCCTGTCAAGTATATACTTGCACCTTTTTATTACTCTTTCAGGAGCTCCTTTTACATATCCTATTTCCCGGGAACCTTCCTTGACTATGACAGACATCATCTTCCTGTCGGAGTCAAAAGGTATATCATATAGTCTTCTGGATTTTTCCAGAAAATTTTTGAGTTCCCTGCCCTGTGTGAAATACGCCTTTATGAGTGCAACTTCCGTTGGATCACCGATCACGCTCTCCGATAAATTCCTCTTGTCCACATCAAAATTACAATCATTGCAATATGTAAATATCTTCTTGAGCATCACGTTTTCAGGTACAATATCCTTGTCCACACTGTATATCCTGCCATTAAAATATATGGCCTTTACAGTCATGTTGTTTTCTGTAAGAGTTCCTGTCTTGTCGCTACATATTATCGAGGTGCACCCGAGTGTCTCCACTGCAGGCAGCTTCCTTATGAGTGCATTTCTCTTGAGCATTCTGGAAACTCCAAGTGCAAGTGCAACCGTAACTATCGCCGTAAGACTTTCCGGAATGGCCGCCACTGCAAGACTGACTCCGAGAAGAAACATTTCATATTTGTCCTCTCCCCTGAGTATTCCAGTAATGGTTACTATTGCACACACTACAAGGCACAGCACTACGAGCACCTTTCCAAGATTGTTCAGCTTTTCCTTAAGTGGTGATGTATCCTTTTCTATCCCCTGGAGCATACCTGCTATTTTTCCCATCTCAGTATTCATGCCTGTTCCGGTTACTATTGCCTTTCCATTTCCCGTGAGAACTATGGTTCCCATATAAATGGAATTTTCATTTTTTCTGCAGCTTTTGCCCACTCCCGTGGATTCGCCTGTAAGAAGGGATTCATCCATCATAATATTGCTGCCTTCTGCCAGCATGCAATCAGCAGGTACTTTGTCCCCGCTTTCAACAATTATCAAATCTCCAATTACGAGTTCCTCTGCATTTATGATTTTTATTTTCCCGTCCCTTATTACTTTTGACGTGGGGGAAGCCATATTCTTGAGCGCCTCCAGTGATTTCTCCGTTTTGAATTCCTGGGCAAAGCCAAGCGTTGCATTCATTATTATGATTATTATAATAGTTACGGCATCCGCCTTCTCTCCCATAAACCCGGATGTAACTGTAGCTGCAATCAAAACCCAGGTTATAAAATCATTGAACTGGGACAAAAATATTTTCAAAGGTGATACCTTTTTCTTTTTTTCCAGTAAATTAGGTCCGTACTTCCTTAGTCTTCTCGATGCTTCAGCCTGAGTTAAACCACTTTCAATTTCCCTCTCATTTATCAACTTTAATACCTCCATGTGATCTTTATGTTTGTATTTATTAATGTATATGCAAAAATATATGTACATTATTCTAATTGACCGATTAAACTTCACCTGTAAACTGGAACTATTCTATATAATAATATATAATAATATAAGCACATAGTAACTCTGCACTAATAAACGTTAGGAGGAAAATACAAATGAACGATACCGTATATATAACCGGGCATAAAAATCCAGATACGGATTCAATATGCTCTTCCATAGCTTATGCGGAATTTAAAAATAAAACAGGAGTAAATGCAGTACCTATACGACTGGGGGAGATCAGTAAAGAAACCCAGTTTGTTCTGGATTACTTCGGAGTTGAACCACAGAAATTAATGGATACAGTAAAAACACAGATAGCGGATTTAAACTTCGACAGTGTAAATCCAATATCGCCCCAGACTTCACTTAAAACCGCCTGGGCAATGATAAGAAAAAATAGTGTAAAAACCCTGCCTATAGTAGATGATGACGGCATACTGATCGGGATTGCATCCCAATCAAACATAACTTCATCCTATATGGATATCTGGGACAGCAACATAATTCAGAAAAGCGGCACCACCCTCGACAATATACTGGATACTCTGGCTGCAAAATGTATATATGTTTCCAGTGAAAACAGCGAATTCAAAGGGAAGGTAATAGTGGCAGCCATGCAGCCGGAGAGTATAGATGAAGTTATTGAAGACGGTGACATCGTAATATGCGGCGACAGAACCGATGCCCAGAATGCAATACTGGATTCAAATGCCTCCCTCATGATACTTACAGGGAACCACGAGGTGTCGGAAGAGGTTGCCGACAGGGCAAAAGAAGTTAACTGTTCCATAATAGTAACCCCTTACGACACTTTTACTGCTGCAAGACTCATACCTCAGAGCATACCTATAAGTTATGTCATGAAAAAAGATGGCATACTCTCCTTTAAAACCTATGATTTCATAGATGATGTAAGGGAAGTCATGCTGGACACCAGATACAGAAGTTATCCCGTAGTTGACGAAAGCAACAGGGTAATTGGCAATCTATCCAGATATCATCTTATATCCCGAAATAAAAAGAAGGTCATACTTGTTGATCACAATGAAAGATCCCAGTCTGTAAATGGACTTGAAGATGCGGAAATACTTGAAATAATCGACCATCACAGAATAGCCGACATACAGACCGCTTCCGCCATATACTTTAGAAATGAGCCTGTTGGATGTACGGGAACAATAGTAGGTACAAGATTCTTTGAAAATGGTATAAGACCGTCCAAAAAAGC
Proteins encoded in this region:
- a CDS encoding putative manganese-dependent inorganic diphosphatase, coding for MNDTVYITGHKNPDTDSICSSIAYAEFKNKTGVNAVPIRLGEISKETQFVLDYFGVEPQKLMDTVKTQIADLNFDSVNPISPQTSLKTAWAMIRKNSVKTLPIVDDDGILIGIASQSNITSSYMDIWDSNIIQKSGTTLDNILDTLAAKCIYVSSENSEFKGKVIVAAMQPESIDEVIEDGDIVICGDRTDAQNAILDSNASLMILTGNHEVSEEVADRAKEVNCSIIVTPYDTFTAARLIPQSIPISYVMKKDGILSFKTYDFIDDVREVMLDTRYRSYPVVDESNRVIGNLSRYHLISRNKKKVILVDHNERSQSVNGLEDAEILEIIDHHRIADIQTASAIYFRNEPVGCTGTIVGTRFFENGIRPSKKAAGLLCGAIISDTLFFKSPTSTETDRIMLNRLASIADIDPEKFAKDMFKAGSSLDGKTPEDILNQDFKTFNLEGVKVGVSQVSTTDPESFSPVKNDIVDLMESMCSSEGFGLMVFMVTDILKSGSELISIGEYSDVISSIFDVKLIDHSAYVPGVLSRKKQIIPPLTTAIAKHRN
- a CDS encoding calcium-translocating P-type ATPase, PMCA-type → MEVLKLINEREIESGLTQAEASRRLRKYGPNLLEKKKKVSPLKIFLSQFNDFITWVLIAATVTSGFMGEKADAVTIIIIIIMNATLGFAQEFKTEKSLEALKNMASPTSKVIRDGKIKIINAEELVIGDLIIVESGDKVPADCMLAEGSNIMMDESLLTGESTGVGKSCRKNENSIYMGTIVLTGNGKAIVTGTGMNTEMGKIAGMLQGIEKDTSPLKEKLNNLGKVLVVLCLVVCAIVTITGILRGEDKYEMFLLGVSLAVAAIPESLTAIVTVALALGVSRMLKRNALIRKLPAVETLGCTSIICSDKTGTLTENNMTVKAIYFNGRIYSVDKDIVPENVMLKKIFTYCNDCNFDVDKRNLSESVIGDPTEVALIKAYFTQGRELKNFLEKSRRLYDIPFDSDRKMMSVIVKEGSREIGYVKGAPERVIKRCKYILDRGQVRILTAAEKNKILKAIETMSLNALRCIAGAYKEKNLARGKSLEENLIFAGIAGIIDPPRKEARDAVLKCRMAGIKPVMITGDHKNTAFAIGKDLDICSSQDQVVTGEELDKLSDKQLSAAVEKKVIFARVTPKHKLRIVRAFKSKNKVVAMTGDGVNDAPAVKEADIGICMGISGTDVTKEASSMILLDDNFATIVSAVEEGRVIYDNIRKFIRYLLSCNLGEVLTMFLASAFNLAIPLLPIQILMVNLATDGLPAIALGVDPPEGDIMREKPRAKNESIFARGLTEKIVVRGALIGTCTVLSFAVGQYLGFGLKTARTMALATLVMSQLVHVFECRSEKHSIFEINLFTNMYLLGAISVSICMIMAICYFPFLQNVFHTSALSLAQWGIVVFFSGIIALINSLYLYFK
- a CDS encoding AAA family ATPase, which translates into the protein MKRELKPEEIIYDFDMKDIDLESRIDDNIEYGDVYRKIKMAFNIDREGYNLYIVDDFSKDKLEDIENFIRDNIGDGKVQDICYVIYDDVKNPKALFLKSGYGRKLENMVKKIKTLYFKITFEFYNGSNKEKEFIVESINSKKSNLIDGLLNEAKKKNFTLKPTEDGFVFIPLKENGKVMSEEEYALLGLDEKQDIINNVGILKNSSQEILDNLKDMEMTETEKIKLIMDNYYNKMTSSIKKEYSEIFKGNESVLKFLDNMCSSIEKDIRKIYSINYEDDEKSIKNIIFKYSVNVLVDNSGREKPPVIYEEDPSVTSLMGNIEYENKDGNYVTDISLIRAGSILKANGGCLILTMSSLLNNQNSYYYLKKSLLSGQVKLDYKKGYLELLSLNGLNPQPIDIDEKVIIIGDYNTYNFLYNYDSDFKKVFRIRAEYNSILDIDDNIKMSFLKKIIQMCKNKNLKPVTDEGLREIAKFLSRKAENRNKLLADEYELEKLLVIADGSSRENGGAYIEAGDIENAAYSRELAEQQIDEGYRQNQIFIDVEDKKIGQVNALSILNTGYFTFGKPMRLTCSCTGGNGDIIDVQRESNLSGKIHNKAINTIKGYINNLIGGYVKLPVNFHISFEQLYGSIDGDSASVAEAVSIISSISKIGIRQNIAVTGSINQFGEVQPVGGINEKIEGFFNICNIIGNTKGKGVLIPESNIISLALKNEVEEEINRGNFHIYSMTTVEDAVEILMGEDNIRYEDVINSIRRECKKYYGKQEKRSRHS